Within Phycodurus eques isolate BA_2022a chromosome 7, UOR_Pequ_1.1, whole genome shotgun sequence, the genomic segment CGCCAGTAGGGAAGACGCATCGGCTTTGCCCGTACGGCCCCTTCCACAAGGCAGCGTGAACTTTTGTGCCcactggagtttgcatgttctccccgtgcctgcgtgggttttctccgggcactccggtttcctcccacatcccaaaaacatacatgaattggagactctaaattgcccgtaggcacgactgtgagtgcgaatggttgttcgtttctatgtgccctgcgattggctggcaaccagttcagggtgtaccccgcctcctgcccaatgacagctgggataggctccagcacgcccgcgaccctagtgaggagaagcggctcagaaaattaatgaatgaattaatggatTTCCCACAGCACCGCAATGATCTCTCAGGGCGCGCTAGGAATCACTGGCTTTAGGCTATTACAGGTTTTATAAGCAGCAAGGTCAAGATAAGCCTCCCGACATCACTGTTGATTACCTCGAAGATATCTTTAGACGGCTTGACAGCGATCGCTTTGTCGTAGGTGATGTTGACATACATCGGAGTGGACAGGATTTGTTTAGGGAAAGGCCCAAGGAAGGCCACATCCTTCTCATTGTAGGCCACCGCTCGTGCTCCAAGTGTCAGTCTGTATGCTACGTCCTGCTTGTCACGCGGGTGGATGCTGCACATTACACACAGGCTCATGTCACATCACCCAAGGAGGAGACACTTCGGTGAGTCCTGATGGGAAGTTGGGAGTCAGTAAGCTATTTCTTGTGCTATCAATGTGAGTTTCGAAGATGTCATGTGAACCCTACTAGAgctatacatacagtactttgaaGCATATAAAGTTTTCTccaaaatgtatattaaaatgtatatatacagtggaacctctgttcACAAATTTACCATAATttgtcatgtataatgcgcatttttttcctcagaaaattgtcaagtcaatagcgCGTATTATACATAAGTATAAGGGAAAATCTTTAAATCTAGATTATGAAAAAGTGGTACACTTTAATTCTAATATGataccgccacctagaggttatgaaaaatgtgtaccCTACaccttcattccaatatgacaggggtatgactgcatatatgtagagTTGTGGTcacaagtttacatacccaggcagaatttgtgatttatttattttttatttattattttttttttttaaatacgactgatgactgaacagcatcattaatttctttatagttatgttttgtttaatgaatttttttgttttcttaaattttacagtttaatttgaatcccattatcCCAAATGTTTCGCCTGGGCCATGTTTTCTCTAAAGAATCGTACACACcttaaaaattctgcctgggtaatcaaacatgagcacaattCTGTGTTAactcatttacgaaataaaagtagggctgtgaatttcaaaatgagagcaagtaaacagaaagtattacgtgttcaaataaagtgcttaacttcagaatcattctttgaaaaaaataaaatcgagATAATACTTATTGTTTTGGATTATataggtagaagcaaaatcatgcattataaaaatgcattatacataggtagtagggttttccagaattttgaagtcaactttTGGGGttcgtattatacatgggtgcgcattatacacgagaaattacgttaATTCGTTCTGAGACCAAATGCAAAtattcccattaaaatgaatgaaaatagaaTTCATCCCTTCCAGCCCAAGAACCAAGTTAAGTTTACCTTGAATGTATGAATTTAGTAAAAACAAATGGTAGATTTCACCAAACCAAACTGCTTAGCAAGTTCAGAAACATGAAGCATGAATGAAAAATTTACTTACACCGTCTCAAAATGTGGGGGTGAAATCATTTAGGGCAGTATGGAGCTCAGTGACCGTGCCAACTGAAGCAGTTTGTGAACCTAAGcaacatttgtttgaaaaaaactgACTTGTTCATGAACAGGGTCATTCATGtacagaggttccactgtacttgagGGACATTACGAAGGCCCAGTGGTTGTTTCTGAGTcacttttatgtacagtatacgcTACCGTTTTCTTACGTGCCATACGGTGAAGTCTCATCCGGTAAATCCATAGCCACAGCCATGAAGGTCCTTTGCAGACGAGAGTTGGGAACAAAGCCTTTGTCAGCTGTCTGGTGCCAGCGGATGTTTGGAAAGCCGTCATCCGTGGAGCCTTTTATGTTAGTGGACAGCTGCATCAGGGAGAGGTCAGGGAGAAGTCAAGTGTCTAGAAGGATCTAAAAGATCTAATTATCTAAAAGATTATGAGAAAGGgacggcatggtggacgactggttagagcgtctgcctcacagttctgaggacctgggttcaatccccggccccgcctgtgtggagtttgcatgttctccccatgcctgcgtgggttttctccgggaactccggcatcctcccacatcccaaaaacatgcagggtcggtaaattggagactctaaattgcccgtaggtgggaatgtgagtccggatggttgtttgtttgtatgtgccctgcgattggctggtaacaaGTTCTGGGTGTAcaacgcctcctgcccgaagatagctgggataggctccagcgcgcccgcgacccgagtgacgagaagcggctcagaaaatggatgcgaAAGGTGCAGTCGGCATTTCTGGCCAATAGGATTGCTGATCTGGGAAAGGCTCccactatatttaaaaataatacattgctTGTAAAAATACCTGGACAAAGCCAAAGGGAAAGTCCACAGCAGTCTGCCCACCTGAGCCCAGGTGAAATGCCATCCTCCAGTCATCAATCATGGCAGGGAAAGAACAGTTGTACTTGTTTTGATGATAATTAGTGTTTCTTTCacctaaaaaagtaaaacatctcCATCAATGCATCGAGTGTGTTTGCATCCATTGAATAGATTCTTGGTTGTGCATGTTACCTTGGTACCAGAGGGCTCCTTTGAGTGTCATGTTGAGCAGTGGGTGGATCATTGCATTCCACAGGACAGAGTTGTCTGTTTGTGAACTGATGAGAAATATTTTAAGACCCTTTTAGATTCTGCCAACTTACCAAGCAATTCAGTTTGGCTAACTGATGCCCCTTTTCCACTGCGCAGCACTGATTCGACTCATGTTGATACTTAACCATTAGCAAAATGATGTAAAGCCAATAATGATGAcattctttttccatttttcaacagCCTTCCATAGGAGTATCGTACTGTAGTGGTGTTGAGTTAGACACACAACAGTCCATTGATTGATCACCAAGTATCAAATGAAAAGGGACACCTCGGTCTGTGACTAGGTGAGGATTCAAAACCAATTGCTCCTTATTTATTGATAATCAGTGTGCAGCACAGTGATGCGTCTGTTTCGCTACTTTGTTTGATTCATTGGTGGGTTATATGCTGGTTTGATGTAGTATGTGATGgtgtatacagtggtacctttagataagagtttatttgttccatgacgATGCTCGCAACTCcaaacatctcaaatcatctttcaccaattttaatgttttttaaagagaaaaataatatactctataatattatacttaaGAAAATCATTCagtaattacaattaaaacgACTTAAACAGTTATTGTCACAATTTCTCCTTCAATGCACACTGTTCTGTTCAtgctggtgtgtgcaccttggccacctagGGTCAGTATAAGACAAACATACGGCTATGCGGTACTGGAGGCTCAACTCATCTCTCAGCTTCTCAGTGCGGCAGTAATATTAACCGTTCTTCGCAGCggctaaagaatatatgcatgtgatTATTGCTATAttatcagtctacatgtgttaccacagtttgtgttcagatatccgttgcttaaagggtaacaatgccgccacatagatgctaattgttaacCCGTGTGCCTCCggagtttcccattgtatgttcGCATTGCGGGAGTGGAAGCTATGTGGTTGTATTAAATATACAACGTGTAATAcggtttgttttatgtttattttgaaagtaacATTCAGCTTGGAGTGGCACTGAACAGCTTagagcctcttttttgaagaatatttactcATCCCATCTGCCAAACAGCTGCTTGATGTGCAGTGAGgcacctgccaccatacagcgcttgtatctgAAGTTTGTGCTCCTCGCATGTCAAGGCAAAAAATGTGTACACTGTACCTACCTTTTTTCATTCTGGTCCAGTCCACATTGCTGAAGTGCTCTTGAAGATGACCAGGCTTCAACGGGTGTGCCCCCCCAACAGGACTCCACCAGTCCTATCGGGTACTTCAGGTTCTCGTACATGTAACGTCCAAAGAGCCAACACACTGCAGAGAACTCTGACAGACCACCTGGAATCACACTGCCCTGTTAAAACCAGTCTCGGGACTataatatggaaaaaaataaaccacttCCTTACTTGCTTCAGGCACAGACCATGGAAGATTCACTCCAATCAAATCAGTTAGCTCAGTGTCACTCATCTTCAAGGCTACCATAATAGTCCTCACGTGAGGATACTTGGATGCGAGAGCCAGTTCCTCAGATGCATTGAAAATCTAATGGCGGtaagaaaaaaactacattttttacaCTTAACCTAGTTTAATGGTActgggggtcctcagtttacaatgTTCCCACTTCGAGGTTATGAACAGCACGTGGTGTAAGACACTTTTGACACagagcacaagaaggcacgctcagttactgccGTACTTGAGGTTTTTCAATaactgttttatatttatgcccAAGAGTTGTTTTCATACAAATTattactgtaaatgtgtttttaccaCTGCATGAGCGTAGGTTAGAGCTAGACTACGGTACAATCGGACATAAAttaaggacccccccccccccatttacaTTGTATGAATCGGTCAACCATTCAATCATGAATTTTCAGTGCTTTAGCTTACCTGAGATGTTTTAAAGTACATGTTACTCTGGCCACTACAAAGCCAAACGTCCCCAAACAGCACATCGGTCAGAGTGGCGGAGCTGTTCTCAAGAGCTGCTGTCACATTATACGGACCACCGGCCTCTATGGGGTCAAGGGTGACTCGCCAGATGCCTGCATATTGTGGACAGTAATGCTTAACAGTTAACCTCCATTCAGACCCACACGCTTAAGTGAACATTTGCGATGTAGAGACACTGTATGaaaagtatttctttttgttttacccCTCACACACGTTTTAGAGGCAATTAGATTCATTAAAACACCTTTATTTTAACACTGTAAACATACACAAAGAAATGCAAGCATATCATGTATAGAAAACACTGTACGTTATAGTGTTGATGTTAAATATGTACCTTACAGAGGTGGGGCCTTTTGGTGTGGCATGTGATTTCAGTGTGTGAGTGTCttggcgtgagctgtggcccaCACTAGCTCCTGCTTAAGTGTGCACCTTGCATTTTTGGTGTTTTAGTGTTCTCGCagtgttcaataaatggctgaaaagtgtaTTTTGACTGTGGATCTCCTTTCCCACATTATAGAGCATTACAGTAACTAAGTACAGTGGGTTTCAacacaaaatgggggggggggggggggggggggacgacatcGACAAGCTAACGAATAGAACCTATGTGGCACTGTTATAACACTATAAGCGATGgagatttgaacacaaactgtgcagcaacacatgtcgacagacaacacaacaatactcacaggcatatatttatcctctgtgaaaaatgactaatataacTTTTTCGTTAACAGAGTCACTTACTAATGTtaatttacattctattttgtCATGATATtgctatattttttaaaaagttcaatATTGTAGAgtactatttatttttctttgtgtgaatgtcacaactcacttcaacatacttccttgatgGCTGTGTTTTGTGCTAATGCAAAAGCAATAACAGTACTGCTTTGgcctaagcacaaaaacaacacgtttttcagtgaataatagAGGatgggtcccccccccccaaaaaaaaagatggaatagGTAAAATCACAAATACCGCACCGCAAATGTGCATGGGTTCACTGCTCAGTAAaaacctattttaaaataattattggtGTAAACCATAGACTTCCGCAATATAGTAGTGATTTCTACAATAGACATATGTTCTACCAAAAAAATCTGAGATATAGCGGGCACACATCAGTTGTCATGGATGCAGGCAACGCAAATATCTTTATATCATTATTACTTTCAAGCAAATTGCACACAGTGTCTTTATGCTTCTGTTTGAcctcctttgtgtgtgtgtgtgtgtgtgttttcttgatTACAGCTCTGTGGACATTTACACAAAACCTCCCGCAACAGGTTACACTTACCTTTCTCCACTGTGACCGTTGAGCTTTTGTGTTTCATGGTTCCTGACAAGCAGACTGTGACCTGCGCACCCTCAGGGCTGCCGTAACCCCACAAAATCGCTCTCTCCGGAGACTTCTGCAGCACCATGTGGTCGCCATAGTAGGAGGCGAAGCCAAAATCTCCATCTAGACACACGGGCCAAGGGTTCTCTTCAAAGAAATCCTTACATGTTGACCCATAAATCCTTAGTTAGCACATATATCACAATTTACCCCTGACCATTGCTACATAAGAAACAAAGAATGCATTAGGGAATGTATTCAAATAATAGTGGTCTGACAATACTGTGGAGTATTAGGGCCATACCATTAAAAAATAGTAGTTGACATTATGTAAACATAGCAGTCTAAAGGAAACAGTTCTCATGCCCTCAACGTTGTTTTACTGTACGTTTGTTCTTGTAATTACAAGTGTattctttaaataatttgtcTTTGTTCTTTTAGTATAAGCAGTCAGTATTCCAATTTCTAGAGTGATAATTAAAAACATCTTGTGgaattgtgactttattctcaaagtATCAAATTTATTGGAACCTAAGGCTTTTTCTTCTCATAAAAATGAGACTTATTCTTTTTCCTTTATTCCTGTGCTATAAATTCTTCATATTATTATGTAGCGTGGCCCTAATATTCCTTTGTACTGTAGAAACAATGAGTACTTACTATTGTAACACTTGTGATGACTTTCCTCTTGTAAAGTTGAGCTGCTATGCTCCTAAAATTACAGTTGTATTATCATGATTAAGGATTAATTCTCAcgactttattttcatagtactatatttttatgatttagGGTGGGCCTCATATGCCTTTGCAGAGTGCAGTTATTAGTCCAATTGGACTTGAGCGagttttttctcaaaacaattCTATTACTACTATTTTGGAAACATTCCAAATGTATGATTGAAATTAAGACTTTATTGGCATactaattgtaatttatttatttatttattttttaaaataaagactACAGTTACTACTCCGATTGCTTCTGTGATTTATATTGGTAAAATTTTGATTTCAGTATCCGAAATGAGACTTTATTCTCCAAGATAATTGTATGACTtagtgaaattattttattttatttttttattattcttttattcTTTCACTATTATGATTTAGCCCCTCCCTCATATTGGAAGGTTGAAATTGTACTGCAATTCTCTTTCTTCGGGCATTGTTAGGAGACATGAGTAAAAGCATCATCTCCGTAAATTCTATCCACTGTGATAGCTTGCTTTACCAGACCTGGCAGagtggcagcagcagcagcactgaGGTAGCTTCTTAATGTGCGATCGATGAACTCCCCAGTCTACTGATAATGGCTTTCTACATATTCTCCTAGAGTTACACTATAAGCTTTCAGTCATGTCGCGCTTATTTCCCATCTTTCCTCCAGGAGTGTTCCTGACATACACACTCCAATGCTTCATATCTCAGAGACAAACAACATTGCACCAAATGAGTTCTTCCACGCTTCCCTTACATCTGCTGTCCCTCAGGGATCGAACCTTCAAATCTACATTCAGACTCTGCTTATTCCAATTAGGGATGTTGGATACCACTTTTATCCCCAGACCGGTACCAGTACAAGTATTCACttttgagtactcaccgatactgAGTACCAATACAACTAGTTCTTTTGATACATACAATTGCAATTAACACAACGACATAATTCTGAATGCTTTTCTTTTTGATGCACATGATGATTCACTAATGTGTCAAACCGCCggagtgtagcgccaactacagGCGAGGAGGACTGACTCGATGTCAGATATTTTTGGGGcttaagtatcggtggctgtTATCGCCGATACCCGATAACTTGCAATAAGAAGCCTTGAAATAACACAGACagctattttgaactgttcaaaATTTCCTCTaccttgtctaaggccccagttccaggtgtagaaaaacagccccaaagcatgaggCTGCCAGCACCATACAGTGTGGTGTTTTGTTGGTGATGAGCGGTGTTGTGTTTTCctcaaacataccttttggaattatgtcCAAAGATCTatgataacacattttcccaaatATGTTTGGTAGAAGAAGCACAAGCATGTGGAgagcatgcaaattccacacaagaAGTGGCATgattcaaaccccgaacctcagaactagTTGACCGCGCTGCTGTGAAACCCAATATACTttacaataaagaaataatGTCTTAATGGACCTCaaacagtcatgttggaacaggaagacGCCATTCCAAAACCgtttccacaaagttgggagcatggcaTTGTCCAATATGTCTTGAAATGTGAAATGATGAGTTCCTTTCACTTGAACTATGGGGCCAATATGTTttgacaattccatgctcccaactttgtgggaacagtttgttACAACATGACTGAATTCTCCCGCAGGCATGACAAACACAAGTTGTTTTCTAGGAACTGGTTTTATGAAGCCATCCAATCTCCATCACACCATGAAAACtgtattcaaataataatacaattgttacatccatccatccattttctgagccgcttctcctcactagggtcgcaggcgtgctggagcctatcccagctgtcatcgggcaggaggcggggtacaccctgaacaggttgccagccaatcgcagggcacacacaaacaaacaaccattcgcactcacattcacacctgcgggcaaattagagtctggaattaatgcatgtttttgggatgtgggaggaaaccggagtgcccggagaaaacccacgcaggcacggggagaacgtgcaaactccacacaggcggggccggggattgaacccgggtcctcagaactgtgaggctgacgctctaaccagtcgtccaccgtgccaccacaatTGTTACAATTAGCATAAAATTAGAACAGTCAAAAAAACAGGGCCACATACAGGTAGTAACAATTCCCCATGGTGAAAATAATATCCAAGCGTGAATACCTTGTTCACTGCTGGTTGTGAATTCATTCGGAGGAGTGAAATTTATTATGCGTGCAAATACAAAAGAATCTGTATTTATCAAACGTGTGGCAACCTGTCGGACGCACACCAGTAAGTAGTGTGTTGACTAATCCTACCTGTTTTAAAATGCAACGCTTGCGCACATTTAGCCTAATTTGCATAGAGAAACGCCTCCAATTGACCATATATGGTAGCAATAATCTCTTTAAGAATGCAGGCATTGACTTCCCTCTCACAAAAAGAGGGCGTAGGAAATGAATACCACAGTGAAACCGTCATTGATTGAGGAACTTGTCAGAGAAGTGGAAATGTAACACAGCTTTAACTTTATGGGTTActgaaacaaaccaaaaaatacaGTTTGGAACAATTAACGCAGGTGTTACTAACAACAGGAAAATATTATGTGGGAGGGTTGGAGAATTTAGCCGCTGCTGTTAATTGTATCGATCAGAAAAAAGACCAGTCTcggaaattaaaataaatggtttgatgtcaaactcaatgacaaaaaaatgtgtcacagCCCACTGACGGAATTATCTTCCATTAACCAGAGGAGGACAAGCAATTATGGATACCCGTATTGCAAGCATTACCGGGGACACGTCATCATACGTACAGCCAGCCATCTTTAACCACAGCTCCTAAGGCACACATCCAAGGAGCTATTCCgtagaatgaatggatgaatcgTGCGTTCCTCCAGGTGATGTGAATCAAAGATTATTTGTGCATTGAATGAAATCCTTTCATGTTCACCTAGCTAGATTTGTTGTGTGATATGGTGTTTTAGTTGAAATGTGGGTGCAATCTATGCCTCCAACTATATGTTTGGGAAAGCCTTGTTTAATTTTGGCTTCTTGGTGATATCTGTATGGCAACTGGATTTAAATTGGGGCCAGGGAATTAATTGCACATCGGCATGATTCCGCTTAGTGTCGACTGTAAAATGCCGCGTATGTCTCCAAATTTGCGCTAAAAGGTCCCAGTGCCCAAAGGTCCCAGTGACGACAGGAGCAGAATGTGCAATTGGATGGCTTTGTTGACCCTCTTAGTGCATTCTATGTGTAGTTTCACTGTTCTACCACAAGGTTTTGAGTGTACGCATGCTCAGCGTTGTGTGTAAATTTGGCCAACTTGATCGATCCCATACGTTGCGTGGAAATGTTCATATGTACGCTTTTCGCACACTTCTGGGCGTACACATGCTTAATAAATGAGGGCCCTGGAATCGGGAGATGCTTGTTCTTAATGCGGTCTTTGCGTTCTGAAGGGACCACGTGAACTCATGAAGACACGAGCACACACCGCAAAAGTAGTGAGCATGTTGTCACTGTTTATATTCAGTTGGTTACTTGCTGTTTTTCCGCTGTGCCTCAGTGTTACATGTTTGCTACCTCAAAGAGGCAACAGAATAAAGGTCCTATAATAACTGACACTAAACAGCGTAACAATAACACATGACACATCAATCACTTCAAAGGTGCATAAACAATCATGGACATATGAAGTGTAAAGCACCATCATGGATACATTTACAATACAACTGTGAAATAGCGCACAAAagaaggtccataaagacatggatgagaagGTTTTACAATACTTCAACCTGCCTGGCCTTAACAGAGTAGTGAACACAACCCGATAAAAAAGCTTTCAGATCAATCTTAGCGGAAACTGAGAGCCAGGGCTtgaccaacatcaatgtgtgacctcacaaatgcctGCCAAATGTCACTTAAATACACTACTGCCTGTAGGCTATATcagttttgtgttcaattaaacaggcccaaatTTCACA encodes:
- the siae gene encoding sialate O-acetylesterase isoform X2 — encoded protein: MHVLRDSPKLSFLLLGYILLTSVMCFCVLALLVFASFQHSDGDFGFASYYGDHMVLQKSPERAILWGYGSPEGAQVTVCLSGTMKHKSSTVTVEKGIWRVTLDPIEAGGPYNVTAALENSSATLTDVLFGDVWLCSGQSNMYFKTSQIFNASEELALASKYPHVRTIMVALKMSDTELTDLIGVNLPWSVPEASGLSEFSAVCWLFGRYMYENLKYPIGLVESCWGGTPVEAWSSSRALQQCGLDQNEKSSQTDNSVLWNAMIHPLLNMTLKGALWYQGERNTNYHQNKYNCSFPAMIDDWRMAFHLGSGGQTAVDFPFGFVQLSTNIKGSTDDGFPNIRWHQTADKGFVPNSRLQRTFMAVAMDLPDETSPYGTTHRSVSSLGDVT
- the siae gene encoding sialate O-acetylesterase isoform X1, producing MHVLRDSPKLSFLLLGYILLTSVMCFCVLALLVFASFQHSDGDFGFASYYGDHMVLQKSPERAILWGYGSPEGAQVTVCLSGTMKHKSSTVTVEKGIWRVTLDPIEAGGPYNVTAALENSSATLTDVLFGDVWLCSGQSNMYFKTSQIFNASEELALASKYPHVRTIMVALKMSDTELTDLIGVNLPWSVPEASGLSEFSAVCWLFGRYMYENLKYPIGLVESCWGGTPVEAWSSSRALQQCGLDQNEKSSQTDNSVLWNAMIHPLLNMTLKGALWYQGERNTNYHQNKYNCSFPAMIDDWRMAFHLGSGGQTAVDFPFGFVQLSTNIKGSTDDGFPNIRWHQTADKGFVPNSRLQRTFMAVAMDLPDETSPYGTIHPRDKQDVAYRLTLGARAVAYNEKDVAFLGPFPKQILSTPMYVNITYDKAIAVKPSKDIFEICCSQSQAPCGPESLWVPAPIIQWAPTTIQIATTVCTSTTEVAALRYAWKDWPCDFKACPVYGANATLPAPPFLINRYQIFWTVSVNY
- the siae gene encoding sialate O-acetylesterase isoform X3, with the protein product MVLQKSPERAILWGYGSPEGAQVTVCLSGTMKHKSSTVTVEKGIWRVTLDPIEAGGPYNVTAALENSSATLTDVLFGDVWLCSGQSNMYFKTSQIFNASEELALASKYPHVRTIMVALKMSDTELTDLIGVNLPWSVPEASGLSEFSAVCWLFGRYMYENLKYPIGLVESCWGGTPVEAWSSSRALQQCGLDQNEKSSQTDNSVLWNAMIHPLLNMTLKGALWYQGERNTNYHQNKYNCSFPAMIDDWRMAFHLGSGGQTAVDFPFGFVQLSTNIKGSTDDGFPNIRWHQTADKGFVPNSRLQRTFMAVAMDLPDETSPYGTIHPRDKQDVAYRLTLGARAVAYNEKDVAFLGPFPKQILSTPMYVNITYDKAIAVKPSKDIFEICCSQSQAPCGPESLWVPAPIIQWAPTTIQIATTVCTSTTEVAALRYAWKDWPCDFKACPVYGANATLPAPPFLINRYQIFWTVSVNY